In one Saccharibacillus brassicae genomic region, the following are encoded:
- a CDS encoding helix-turn-helix transcriptional regulator, protein MPGTWFNRLTFSYLPILVIVPAILMILFFAGSAELSKRETARANAVFSRQAVQSLDYSFRSINEMMNREILSGEFDSFFSAAANPYLAANDASTRLARLKLTNPLIDSLYVYRLSDGTVLDNLSIRKLATFPDREFVERTQAGPLPTRWSQPREIAGPGGQPRTVVTLTRGIPLLTGERGLMVVNVSLDSVRGLLREMIGEETSFIHLYTADGELMLGTETDLPAADAPQPGGEPLAGAARAPGSGRELSAATSPYTGWEVRGGIVGDGLSSVLTGIWYAWLGAALLIMMLGIVWAALVSRRNYEPVVRLLQRLDALPPGTADAAAALTEAARLGERSGAEQTAGREAERGASGEPAERRERRAPHPDEFERIESTLSAMIARAEADRRRRSEDIGYRRREFFRELLEGNRVIEPGNWDEETRRLNVDGALPGRAEAAREAGGVGADGSPPGGAEADDVPRADASAAHEAGFGPAVVGLLEIDRPEAFNDAYSERSRKLLRYALAAAAAELAAASGAWLWAEWLPGGRLGLLLRLPAQTRQRSPGEAPDAVGAASAIAEELIAWIAAHLHCTVTVALGGAFDSPAGIARGFREAVEAIGYKSSLGGARVIVGRDLHRGAVAELYGVLRTIRELARAYRLGEPQWRDRLEELLGGLRAAPLSKDDLSGLMNVLAYQLLREMMELPGEAKELWHGEAAPRLGTALEHFDTLDELETSVRSLLSEYAGRLKLLRESRSSHVTLQEVRAFIDANFNDPDLSLSSIADRFGLSASYLSRLFKDAFGQNFVDYLAGIRVEAAQALLRDTEDPIREIATRVGYANYMSFSRAFKKIVSATPGEYRTRSRAT, encoded by the coding sequence GTGCCCGGAACCTGGTTCAATCGCCTGACGTTTTCTTATCTGCCGATTCTTGTGATCGTGCCGGCGATTCTTATGATTTTGTTTTTCGCCGGCTCGGCGGAGCTGTCCAAACGGGAAACGGCGAGAGCCAACGCGGTCTTCTCCCGGCAGGCCGTCCAGTCGCTCGATTATTCTTTTCGCTCCATCAACGAGATGATGAACCGGGAGATTCTGTCGGGCGAGTTCGATTCGTTCTTCTCCGCGGCGGCGAATCCGTATCTGGCCGCCAACGACGCTTCGACGCGGCTGGCCCGGCTGAAGCTGACCAATCCGCTGATCGATTCGCTCTACGTCTACCGGCTGTCGGACGGGACGGTCCTCGACAATCTGTCGATCCGCAAGCTTGCGACTTTTCCGGATCGGGAGTTCGTCGAGCGGACGCAGGCCGGCCCGCTGCCTACGCGCTGGTCGCAGCCGAGAGAGATCGCGGGACCGGGCGGGCAGCCGCGCACGGTCGTGACGCTGACGCGCGGCATTCCGCTGCTGACGGGCGAGCGCGGTCTGATGGTCGTCAACGTCTCGCTCGATTCGGTGCGGGGCCTGCTGCGGGAAATGATCGGGGAAGAGACGAGCTTTATTCATCTGTACACGGCGGACGGCGAGCTGATGCTCGGAACCGAGACCGATCTGCCTGCCGCGGACGCGCCGCAGCCCGGCGGCGAACCTTTGGCGGGAGCAGCTCGCGCGCCGGGCTCCGGCCGGGAACTGTCCGCCGCCACTTCGCCGTATACCGGCTGGGAAGTGCGCGGGGGCATCGTCGGCGATGGGCTGTCGAGCGTCCTGACCGGCATCTGGTACGCCTGGCTCGGCGCGGCGCTGCTCATTATGATGCTCGGCATCGTCTGGGCGGCGCTCGTCTCGCGCCGCAATTACGAGCCGGTCGTGCGGCTGCTTCAGCGTCTGGATGCCCTGCCGCCGGGAACGGCGGACGCCGCGGCCGCGCTGACGGAAGCGGCCCGGCTCGGCGAGCGCTCCGGCGCCGAGCAGACGGCCGGCCGCGAAGCGGAGCGCGGGGCCTCGGGGGAGCCGGCCGAGCGCAGAGAGCGCCGCGCGCCGCATCCCGACGAGTTCGAGCGGATCGAATCGACGCTCAGCGCCATGATCGCGCGCGCCGAAGCGGACCGGCGGCGCCGGAGCGAAGATATCGGGTATCGGCGGCGGGAATTTTTCCGCGAACTGCTCGAGGGGAACCGGGTGATCGAACCGGGGAACTGGGACGAAGAGACGCGCCGGCTGAACGTGGACGGTGCCCTGCCGGGGAGAGCGGAAGCGGCGCGCGAGGCCGGCGGCGTGGGCGCGGATGGCAGTCCGCCGGGAGGCGCGGAAGCGGACGACGTCCCGCGGGCAGACGCAAGCGCGGCGCATGAGGCCGGCTTCGGCCCCGCCGTCGTCGGCCTGCTGGAAATCGACCGGCCGGAGGCGTTCAACGACGCCTACTCCGAGCGCAGCCGCAAGCTGCTGCGCTACGCGCTGGCCGCCGCTGCGGCCGAGCTTGCGGCGGCCAGCGGCGCCTGGCTCTGGGCCGAATGGCTGCCCGGCGGCCGGCTCGGTCTGCTGCTGCGCCTGCCGGCGCAGACGCGGCAGCGGAGCCCCGGCGAAGCGCCCGACGCCGTAGGCGCCGCGTCGGCGATCGCGGAAGAGCTGATCGCCTGGATCGCGGCGCATCTGCACTGCACGGTGACGGTCGCGCTGGGCGGCGCGTTCGACTCGCCGGCCGGCATCGCCCGCGGCTTCCGCGAAGCGGTCGAAGCGATCGGCTACAAATCGTCGCTCGGCGGCGCGCGGGTCATCGTCGGGCGCGACCTGCACCGCGGCGCGGTCGCCGAATTGTACGGCGTGCTGCGCACGATCCGCGAGCTCGCCCGCGCTTACCGGCTCGGGGAACCGCAGTGGAGGGATCGCCTGGAAGAGCTGCTCGGCGGGCTGCGCGCCGCTCCGCTGTCCAAAGACGATTTGTCCGGCCTCATGAACGTGCTGGCGTATCAACTGCTGCGCGAGATGATGGAGCTGCCCGGCGAAGCGAAAGAGCTGTGGCACGGCGAAGCCGCGCCGAGACTGGGCACGGCGCTGGAGCATTTCGATACGCTGGACGAACTGGAGACGTCTGTGCGCAGCCTGCTCAGCGAATACGCCGGCCGGCTGAAGCTGCTGCGCGAGAGCCGGAGCAGCCATGTGACGCTGCAGGAAGTGCGCGCGTTTATCGACGCCAACTTCAACGATCCCGATCTGTCGCTGTCTTCGATCGCCGACCGGTTCGGGCTCAGCGCAAGCTACTTGAGCCGGCTGTTCAAAGACGCGTTCGGGCAAAACTTCGTCGACTATCTGGCGGGCATCCGCGTCGAAGCGGCCCAGGCTTTGCTGCGCGATACGGAAGATCCGATCCGGGAGATCGCGACGAGGGTCGGCTACGCGAACTACATGTCTTTTAGCCGGGCGTTCAAAAAAATCGTCTCCGCCACCCCCGGCGAGTACCGCACCCGAAGCCGCGCGACGTAA